The following are from one region of the Stigmatella ashevillena genome:
- a CDS encoding IS630 family transposase, with protein sequence MLPVPVVRGSFPPLQRVEVERLACCEPAGVGLHMTHWSTRSLARAAQFRGIASTISHSTVALILRDAELQPHRWRYWKTPTPDDTFRAKAAKVLWCYENAHSLAERGEVVLCVDEKPNIQALERRCPSRSMKPGLIQHQEFEYVRHGTVNFLAKLVVHTGKMRGWCLEHNDSASLRAVLPQLLWEHRQARRIHLIWDAGSSHMAHPTRSFLSSYYPQVRVLFTPAHASWLDQAELLLRAFGARYLQRGDWASRSELIEHLNASWPEYNRLYAHPFTWSWTRTQMHRWVDRYRS encoded by the coding sequence ATGCTCCCCGTTCCGGTCGTCCGCGGGAGCTTTCCCCCCCTGCAACGAGTGGAAGTGGAGCGCCTGGCATGCTGCGAACCGGCCGGCGTCGGGCTGCACATGACCCACTGGTCCACTCGTAGTCTGGCGCGTGCTGCCCAGTTCCGGGGGATTGCCTCCACCATCTCCCACTCCACCGTCGCGCTCATCCTTCGCGATGCCGAACTGCAACCCCACCGCTGGCGCTACTGGAAGACACCGACTCCAGACGACACCTTTCGCGCCAAGGCCGCCAAGGTCCTCTGGTGCTACGAGAATGCTCACTCCCTCGCAGAGCGAGGCGAGGTGGTGTTGTGCGTGGACGAAAAGCCCAACATCCAAGCTCTGGAGCGGCGCTGCCCCTCGCGCTCGATGAAGCCGGGCCTCATCCAGCACCAAGAGTTCGAGTATGTGCGCCACGGCACGGTGAACTTCTTGGCCAAGCTGGTGGTGCATACCGGCAAGATGCGCGGCTGGTGTCTGGAGCACAACGACAGCGCCAGCCTGCGGGCGGTCCTGCCCCAACTGTTGTGGGAGCATCGCCAAGCCCGTCGCATTCACCTCATCTGGGATGCGGGCTCTAGCCACATGGCCCACCCGACGCGTTCGTTCCTCAGCAGCTACTACCCTCAGGTTCGAGTGCTCTTCACTCCGGCCCATGCCTCCTGGCTCGACCAAGCCGAGTTGCTGCTGCGCGCCTTCGGGGCGCGCTACCTTCAGCGGGGCGACTGGGCCAGCCGCTCCGAACTCATCGAGCACCTCAACGCAAGCTGGCCCGAGTACAACCGTCTCTATGCCCACCCGTTCACTTGGTCCTGGACTCGGACCCAGATGCACCGGTGGGTGGACCGTTACCGGTCCTGA
- a CDS encoding TolB family protein gives MNPADLRRVTKARERLVPVVAKEFGPKARFIHLFGQGRGMLAGVVAEIPEQPLGTDELPLLAIVQYDEVTGAVRVVDREFKYREARSVGRDVALLDGEGNLRLREANGRERLLARGVGGDLFPAAKGDALVATLQTSASHKHETSVGIIDLKGQVKVLADGPGVDATPSISPDGRTVIFVSGRTTVASFYVTDVDGAEPRQLTNVGLENWMLFGGPPKEFVPPPVSSHHMEWLSDDVLRYNAGGGAFWTLNVRTGAAAPDLGGDK, from the coding sequence ATGAACCCGGCGGACCTGCGGCGTGTGACGAAGGCGCGCGAGCGCCTCGTCCCGGTCGTCGCGAAGGAGTTCGGCCCCAAGGCGCGCTTCATCCACCTCTTTGGCCAGGGCCGGGGAATGCTGGCGGGCGTGGTCGCGGAGATTCCGGAGCAGCCGCTGGGCACGGACGAGCTGCCGCTGCTGGCCATCGTCCAGTACGACGAGGTGACGGGCGCCGTCCGCGTGGTGGACCGGGAGTTCAAGTACCGCGAGGCCCGCTCGGTGGGGCGGGACGTGGCGCTGCTGGATGGCGAGGGCAACCTGCGCCTGCGCGAGGCCAACGGCCGTGAGCGGCTGCTGGCCCGAGGCGTGGGCGGAGACCTGTTCCCGGCGGCGAAGGGCGACGCGCTGGTGGCCACGCTGCAGACGTCCGCCAGCCACAAGCACGAGACGTCCGTGGGCATCATCGACCTGAAGGGCCAGGTGAAGGTGCTGGCGGACGGTCCCGGTGTCGACGCGACGCCCAGCATCTCCCCGGATGGCAGGACGGTGATCTTCGTCTCTGGCCGCACCACCGTGGCGTCCTTCTACGTCACGGACGTGGACGGCGCGGAGCCCCGGCAGCTCACCAACGTGGGCCTGGAGAACTGGATGCTGTTTGGTGGACCCCCGAAGGAGTTCGTCCCCCCGCCCGTTTCCAGTCACCACATGGAGTGGTTGAGTGACGACGTGCTTCGCTACAACGCCGGCGGCGGCGCGTTCTGGACGCTGAACGTGCGCACGGGCGCGGCGGCTCCGGACCTGGGCGGTGACAAGTGA
- a CDS encoding sensor histidine kinase → MGSPAAQHLTLFTRRRWLVGMALAVGVGLLQTAPEFLDDERFESIALRFLLWVLETPLQLLALSVTFTSGVKRRLSTTRALVASLLVAVAIGVLFALAFVFVFERLLGFELDEKGLLSFPLAAGFGAMVGIFIAGIWGLAFVSPHVTEQAQLRALETEQLRFEAEQLRVSSEMARLRSQLEPHFLLNTLNTIAGLVTQNPREARRLIGCLGDLLRDSLQGQNEMQTLDQEVTWLRRYAEILESRHGDALRFDWDIPPDVGGVLLPTLLLQPLVENAVQHGALCRAGGGRVAVRAMLQGAGAESKLVCTVTDNGPGLSPSEPRSGALGLRAVRRRLELRCPGSALRLQSSSEGTSAVIEVPVTAGGAA, encoded by the coding sequence GTGGGAAGTCCCGCAGCGCAGCATCTGACGCTTTTCACGCGGCGGCGTTGGCTGGTCGGCATGGCCTTGGCCGTAGGCGTCGGGCTGCTGCAGACCGCCCCCGAGTTCCTCGACGACGAGCGCTTCGAGAGCATTGCTCTTCGGTTCTTGCTATGGGTGCTCGAAACTCCGCTGCAGCTGCTCGCGCTGTCGGTCACGTTCACCTCCGGCGTCAAGCGGCGGCTCAGTACGACGAGGGCGTTGGTCGCCAGCCTCCTTGTCGCCGTGGCCATCGGGGTGCTCTTCGCCCTCGCCTTCGTGTTCGTGTTCGAAAGGCTCCTGGGTTTCGAGCTGGATGAAAAGGGGCTGCTGTCGTTCCCGCTCGCAGCCGGATTCGGCGCCATGGTGGGCATCTTCATCGCCGGCATCTGGGGGCTTGCCTTCGTGTCCCCTCACGTGACCGAGCAGGCCCAGCTCCGCGCGCTCGAAACGGAGCAGCTGCGCTTCGAGGCCGAGCAGCTCAGGGTTTCCTCGGAGATGGCACGATTGCGCTCGCAGCTCGAGCCGCATTTCCTCCTCAACACGCTCAACACGATCGCGGGACTGGTGACACAAAATCCCCGTGAGGCCCGGCGCCTGATTGGATGTCTCGGCGACCTGTTGCGTGATTCGCTGCAGGGGCAAAATGAGATGCAGACGCTCGACCAAGAGGTCACGTGGCTCAGGCGTTACGCGGAGATCCTCGAGTCGCGCCACGGTGACGCGCTCCGCTTCGATTGGGACATTCCTCCCGACGTCGGCGGCGTGCTGCTGCCGACGCTGTTGCTGCAGCCCCTGGTAGAGAACGCGGTCCAGCATGGTGCGCTGTGTCGAGCCGGCGGCGGCCGGGTGGCCGTGCGTGCCATGCTCCAGGGGGCGGGCGCTGAGTCGAAGCTCGTATGCACGGTGACGGACAACGGTCCCGGCCTCTCGCCGAGCGAGCCGCGCTCTGGCGCACTCGGCCTCCGCGCTGTGCGTCGCCGGCTCGAGCTCAGGTGCCCCGGGTCGGCCTTGCGTTTGCAATCGTCGAGTGAAGGGACCTCGGCGGTCATCGAGGTTCCCGTGACTGCGGGAGGAGCGGCATGA
- a CDS encoding LytR/AlgR family response regulator transcription factor, translating to MSGEGGEKLRSLVVEDEWAARNYLVELLDGSNLAQVTGAVASAKEAREILLGDGRLAFDVVFLDIRLSGGRNEGLDIARELAALSQPPLLVLATAFNVHAPEAYDLGVADYLLKPFTEQRVEQCLHRLRARRPRLQPAGPLRIAARRQKSLVFFDRDEVWAFEAAERLTRVHTAQGVFDVDLSLSAIEASFGRALARVHRNWLVNVTHIKEFERDSETRVWVGEGLVADGRGIHVPVARERAQQLRDMLLASATGLRRKT from the coding sequence ATGAGCGGTGAGGGCGGCGAAAAGCTGCGTTCACTCGTCGTCGAGGACGAGTGGGCAGCGCGAAACTACCTCGTCGAGCTCTTGGATGGCTCCAACCTGGCCCAGGTCACGGGCGCCGTCGCGTCCGCAAAGGAGGCTCGGGAGATCCTGCTCGGCGACGGGCGGCTCGCGTTCGATGTCGTGTTTCTGGACATTCGGCTCTCCGGCGGCAGAAACGAGGGGCTGGACATCGCGCGCGAGCTCGCAGCGCTGTCCCAGCCTCCCTTGCTCGTGCTCGCGACCGCGTTCAATGTGCACGCGCCCGAAGCGTATGATCTCGGAGTCGCCGACTACCTGCTCAAACCCTTCACCGAGCAACGCGTCGAGCAGTGTTTGCACAGGCTTCGGGCACGCCGTCCGAGGCTGCAGCCCGCGGGCCCCCTGCGAATCGCCGCGCGGCGGCAGAAGAGTCTGGTCTTCTTCGACCGCGACGAAGTGTGGGCGTTCGAGGCGGCGGAACGCTTGACTCGAGTGCACACCGCCCAGGGTGTTTTCGACGTGGACCTGTCGCTGTCTGCGATTGAGGCATCATTCGGCCGTGCGCTCGCTCGAGTCCACCGTAACTGGCTGGTCAATGTGACGCACATCAAGGAGTTCGAGCGCGACAGCGAAACCCGGGTATGGGTGGGCGAGGGGCTGGTGGCGGACGGTCGCGGTATCCATGTGCCTGTTGCTCGTGAGCGCGCGCAACAGTTGCGCGACATGCTGCTCGCCAGCGCGACGGGGTTACGCCGCAAGACTTGA
- a CDS encoding FAD-dependent monooxygenase → MNSTTPKRTDTRVLVSGASISGLTIAYWLVRYGFAVTMVERAPHLRPGGHALDVRGPALEVAERMAILGAMRERSTKLTGMAVVDSDGQEIFRSTESTLTGGRLDSADVEIMRDDLCHVLHEAVGDQVEYIFGDSIESLTQDGSGVDVTFVTAAPRRFELVIGADGLYSRVRRIAFGPDEQFLRTFGDLYVATFGMPNFLGLERWQVMYQQPDSVGALVMGLRKDVNARAYLGFSAPKGIDYDFRDIDAQKRLLADRVAGAGWVIPQIVEHMLRATDFHFYSLSQVRMNSWSRGRIVLVGDAGYAISLGTGQGTTVAMVGAYVLAGGLATHKDDLVGGIAAYEDGLRAYVIRNQDIALEQNAQPDDPTDEGETASPGGIPDFGALTLPFALKND, encoded by the coding sequence ATGAACTCCACGACTCCGAAGCGTACCGACACCCGGGTGCTGGTCTCCGGCGCCAGCATTTCTGGTCTCACGATCGCCTATTGGCTCGTCCGCTACGGCTTCGCGGTCACGATGGTCGAGCGTGCGCCGCATCTGCGTCCGGGTGGTCATGCGCTCGATGTGCGCGGTCCGGCCCTCGAGGTCGCGGAGCGGATGGCCATCCTCGGCGCGATGCGTGAGCGAAGCACGAAGCTGACGGGAATGGCCGTGGTCGACTCGGACGGTCAGGAAATCTTCCGGAGCACGGAGAGCACCTTGACGGGCGGCCGGCTCGACAGCGCCGATGTCGAGATCATGCGCGATGACCTCTGTCACGTGCTTCACGAAGCCGTGGGCGACCAGGTCGAGTACATCTTCGGTGATTCCATTGAGTCGCTGACCCAGGACGGGTCGGGCGTCGACGTCACGTTCGTCACGGCCGCGCCGCGCCGGTTCGAGCTCGTGATTGGCGCCGACGGATTGTATTCGCGGGTGCGGAGGATTGCCTTCGGCCCCGACGAGCAGTTCCTGCGCACTTTCGGTGACCTGTACGTCGCGACGTTCGGCATGCCGAACTTCCTCGGTCTTGAGCGCTGGCAAGTCATGTACCAGCAGCCTGACTCTGTCGGCGCGCTGGTCATGGGCCTGCGAAAGGACGTCAACGCGAGGGCGTATCTCGGCTTCAGCGCTCCGAAGGGGATCGACTACGACTTCCGAGACATCGACGCGCAGAAACGGTTGCTGGCCGATCGCGTCGCCGGCGCGGGCTGGGTGATTCCGCAGATCGTGGAACACATGCTGCGCGCGACCGACTTCCACTTCTACTCGCTGAGTCAGGTTCGCATGAACAGTTGGTCACGCGGGCGGATCGTGTTGGTCGGCGATGCTGGCTACGCCATCTCTCTGGGGACAGGTCAGGGCACCACGGTCGCGATGGTCGGCGCCTACGTCCTGGCCGGCGGGCTCGCCACGCACAAGGATGATCTGGTGGGTGGGATCGCCGCGTACGAGGACGGCCTGCGCGCCTATGTGATTCGCAATCAGGACATTGCGCTGGAGCAGAACGCTCAGCCTGACGACCCGACGGATGAGGGGGAGACCGCCTCCCCAGGCGGCATTCCGGACTTCGGAGCGCTGACGCTGCCGTTCGCGCTCAAGAACGACTAG
- a CDS encoding serine/threonine protein kinase, producing MATARQPWSVPGVILFSHGDLSYEVDLFRPLVEELAQSRLGEMTVPAYERTEKKRLREVIVRSLPPTSSDDPELLERMRARLREEAHLATYLQHPRIARTLGPYEVQGVLYIVSDRVEGTSINTLITYSQMREKLLSPAFCLYVGAEAAGALHYAHTCKDENGAPLGIVHRDLNPARIFLEPEGGVILTDFARARSLLPGRVASTLPRPHGDVFYCSPEALLCEETDPRSDLFSLGLMLLELATWRHLYSTATVRPDDLEEALTEKVKGKVLDAAITAMEADLPDHAEDCILRAATFTREEVNEITEPLAHPLRSIVRRLIQRDPEDRYQSAADVEADLRAGLAALGAPYGPKEALDEVLLSLTGASMSRSVLGPTSESQLPPNMVTGEDITNERDSTP from the coding sequence ATGGCTACTGCTCGCCAACCCTGGAGCGTCCCGGGGGTGATTCTCTTCTCTCATGGCGATCTCTCGTATGAGGTCGATCTGTTTCGACCGTTGGTCGAAGAGTTGGCCCAATCCAGGCTCGGGGAAATGACCGTCCCAGCCTATGAACGCACTGAGAAGAAGCGCCTGCGGGAAGTCATCGTCCGCAGCCTTCCGCCTACGTCGTCTGACGATCCCGAATTGCTGGAAAGGATGCGCGCGCGGCTCCGGGAAGAGGCGCACCTCGCCACGTACCTGCAACATCCGAGGATCGCCCGCACTCTTGGGCCCTACGAAGTTCAAGGCGTCCTCTACATCGTGTCCGACCGTGTAGAGGGCACCTCGATCAACACTCTGATCACCTACTCGCAGATGCGCGAAAAACTCCTCTCCCCGGCGTTCTGCCTCTACGTGGGCGCCGAGGCTGCGGGCGCCCTGCACTACGCGCACACCTGCAAGGACGAGAACGGCGCCCCGCTGGGCATCGTTCATCGGGACTTGAACCCCGCCCGCATCTTCCTGGAGCCAGAGGGAGGGGTGATACTGACGGACTTTGCCCGCGCGCGCTCCCTACTGCCGGGCCGAGTGGCATCGACGCTGCCGCGCCCTCATGGCGACGTGTTCTATTGTTCCCCCGAGGCGTTGCTATGCGAGGAGACGGATCCGCGCTCGGATCTGTTCTCACTGGGGCTGATGCTGCTGGAGTTGGCCACTTGGCGACACCTCTACAGCACGGCTACCGTGCGGCCCGACGACTTGGAGGAGGCGCTAACGGAGAAGGTAAAGGGGAAGGTTCTGGACGCGGCGATTACGGCCATGGAGGCAGACCTACCGGATCATGCGGAAGACTGCATCCTGCGGGCTGCCACGTTCACCCGGGAAGAAGTGAACGAGATCACCGAGCCGCTAGCGCATCCTCTGCGCTCCATTGTCCGCAGGTTGATCCAGCGGGACCCAGAAGATCGCTATCAGTCGGCGGCTGACGTGGAGGCCGATCTGCGGGCGGGACTTGCTGCGCTGGGAGCCCCCTACGGGCCCAAGGAGGCGTTAGACGAGGTGCTGCTCTCTCTGACGGGGGCCAGCATGAGCCGTAGCGTTCTCGGGCCCACGAGCGAGAGCCAGCTACCACCCAACATGGTGACGGGAGAGGACATCACCAACGAGCGGGACAGCACTCCCTAG
- a CDS encoding LysR family transcriptional regulator, whose translation MELRHLRYFVTIAEEQNFRRAATMLHVSQSPLSRQMKDLEEEMGVALFAPEGRGIKLTAAGKAFAERARSILASVDTAVDEAKGIAEGRLGTVVIGFETGTTFMGAFLSLVAAFRRRTPRVGLQLVPMSSLEQWTALRQGTITFGYGAYAPSDDALGHLEMSHDRLGLLLSLEHRLARPKKIRLRDIESERVLLQPRQLYPRLHADIITAARTQGVTLHVTAEVLDLEALLALVVIGDAITFLTEKYWEPASQASLLWRPVEDLHIHLSEFVTWRAEDADAPVVRALIESAREVSPILQGAADRTRSSKAAQRKRRSTR comes from the coding sequence ATGGAACTCCGACACCTGCGCTACTTCGTGACGATCGCCGAGGAGCAGAACTTCCGCCGAGCCGCCACCATGCTCCACGTTTCGCAGTCTCCGCTGAGTCGGCAAATGAAGGACCTCGAGGAGGAGATGGGCGTTGCCCTCTTCGCGCCCGAGGGACGCGGAATCAAGCTCACGGCCGCTGGGAAGGCCTTCGCGGAGAGAGCCAGGAGCATCCTCGCGAGCGTCGACACAGCCGTCGACGAAGCCAAGGGAATCGCCGAAGGCAGGCTCGGCACCGTGGTCATCGGCTTTGAAACGGGAACGACCTTCATGGGCGCGTTCTTGTCCCTCGTCGCGGCGTTTCGCCGGCGAACGCCTCGTGTCGGCCTGCAGCTCGTCCCCATGAGCAGCCTCGAGCAGTGGACGGCGCTGCGGCAAGGGACGATTACCTTCGGCTACGGGGCCTACGCGCCCAGTGACGACGCCCTGGGCCACCTGGAGATGAGCCATGACCGGCTCGGGCTGCTTCTCTCCCTTGAGCATCGACTCGCACGGCCCAAGAAGATCCGGCTTCGAGACATCGAGAGCGAGCGCGTGCTCCTCCAGCCACGTCAGCTCTATCCGCGGCTCCACGCGGACATCATCACGGCGGCGCGCACACAGGGCGTGACGCTGCACGTGACGGCAGAGGTGCTCGACCTGGAGGCGCTCCTGGCGCTGGTCGTGATCGGCGACGCGATCACCTTCCTCACGGAGAAGTACTGGGAACCCGCTTCGCAGGCCTCGTTGCTGTGGCGGCCCGTGGAAGACCTCCACATCCATCTGAGCGAGTTCGTCACATGGCGCGCGGAGGACGCCGACGCGCCCGTCGTGCGAGCGCTGATCGAGAGCGCACGAGAAGTGAGCCCGATCCTGCAAGGCGCTGCAGACCGCACGCGCTCCTCCAAGGCCGCCCAGCGAAAACGTCGCAGCACGCGCTGA
- a CDS encoding FG-GAP repeat domain-containing protein, whose amino-acid sequence MPRLAQRSRGLRLAVLAVALTVSLPGVASAATVSFCAPVTPTAGVPFSNQGSYSGALAAANYKMTVTQSGPFTIQNLQATWNNIVAGAFQTITGPGPVTFSGIVPASASPGQTVTVTFRISNILGQIVDTSTATVTVNGPNNGWTKVWTASSHSAIADYSKHYVGDFDGDGTEDILGVSSTWMTMFHYINNDWVWGWSNYGDSAAGNGIYPYRDKLIVGDFDGDGKDEVLGGTPWLTMFHFDNGNWNWGWSNYGNAQDALYPYAQQSNYLLSGNFDIAGNSGSSPVNKDEIVGVGQNGWITLFRLNANGSGWDWVWSTGPDVTSHALYPYRSRLSNGGDTNGDGQDELLGRGGWATTFSFANNNFNWAWSTYGANSIAGVGYPQRTSDVLLVGNIDYTDARDEWFFIQNGSVADWATTVDWGGSQFTWNWSNHNYTPAKPFIGDWPLANSDGSNARYQLIRAVAGKPKFLFARRQGCDMRMYEVSSTVTNY is encoded by the coding sequence ATGCCCCGTCTCGCGCAGCGCTCGCGCGGGCTACGCCTCGCCGTGCTGGCCGTTGCGCTCACCGTGTCGCTGCCCGGCGTTGCCTCCGCAGCCACGGTGTCCTTCTGTGCGCCAGTGACACCCACCGCAGGCGTGCCGTTCTCGAACCAAGGCTCGTACTCGGGGGCTTTGGCCGCAGCCAATTACAAAATGACCGTGACCCAGTCGGGGCCTTTCACCATCCAGAACCTCCAGGCCACTTGGAATAACATTGTCGCTGGCGCCTTCCAGACCATCACCGGCCCAGGGCCTGTCACCTTCTCTGGCATCGTTCCCGCGAGTGCCTCTCCCGGCCAGACGGTGACGGTGACCTTCCGCATCAGCAACATCCTGGGCCAGATTGTGGATACCAGCACGGCCACGGTAACCGTCAACGGCCCTAACAATGGGTGGACCAAGGTCTGGACAGCGTCGAGCCATTCGGCCATTGCAGACTATTCCAAGCATTACGTTGGCGACTTCGATGGCGATGGCACCGAGGACATCCTCGGCGTCTCCTCGACGTGGATGACCATGTTCCATTACATCAACAACGATTGGGTATGGGGCTGGAGCAACTACGGCGACAGCGCCGCGGGCAACGGCATCTATCCGTACCGGGACAAGCTCATTGTCGGTGACTTCGATGGGGACGGGAAGGACGAGGTGTTAGGCGGCACGCCGTGGTTGACGATGTTCCACTTCGACAACGGCAACTGGAACTGGGGGTGGAGCAACTATGGCAACGCCCAGGACGCTCTCTACCCGTATGCCCAACAGAGCAACTATCTCCTATCCGGCAACTTCGACATCGCTGGCAACAGCGGGAGCTCGCCCGTCAACAAGGATGAGATTGTCGGCGTGGGTCAGAACGGCTGGATCACGCTCTTTCGCCTCAATGCGAATGGCAGTGGCTGGGACTGGGTGTGGAGCACAGGCCCCGATGTCACGTCTCACGCCCTGTATCCCTACCGGAGCAGATTGAGCAATGGGGGCGACACCAACGGCGATGGCCAGGACGAACTGCTCGGGCGGGGGGGCTGGGCGACGACCTTCTCGTTCGCAAACAACAACTTCAACTGGGCCTGGAGCACCTACGGGGCCAATAGCATCGCAGGAGTAGGTTACCCGCAGAGAACGAGCGACGTGTTGCTGGTAGGCAATATCGATTACACCGATGCCAGGGACGAATGGTTCTTCATCCAGAATGGTTCGGTTGCGGACTGGGCCACCACCGTGGACTGGGGGGGCAGCCAGTTCACCTGGAACTGGTCGAACCACAACTACACGCCCGCGAAGCCCTTCATCGGAGACTGGCCCCTCGCGAACAGTGACGGGTCCAACGCCCGCTACCAACTGATCCGTGCCGTTGCAGGCAAACCAAAGTTTCTCTTCGCGCGTCGGCAAGGCTGCGACATGCGCATGTACGAGGTATCGAGCACCGTGACCAATTATTGA
- a CDS encoding M23 family metallopeptidase: MTKTLTAVLAVSLLAFPAVSSAQTMFRFPASQLADQCGNGGCVVSAYRDYGGRDYACGGVRYSGHMGTDYALVGGFSKMDYGVWAMNAARGYIESTVDGYYDRCNYWDQGNPYAACGLYTANYIIMRHPDNTQTWYWHLKAWTQQYARGTTLTCGNWIARVGSSGASTGPHLHFEYWVPGYGSDDPYSGACGTPYTRWTAQGAYRGLPGITCQ; the protein is encoded by the coding sequence ATGACGAAGACGCTCACCGCGGTGCTGGCGGTCTCGCTGCTGGCCTTCCCGGCGGTCTCCTCCGCGCAGACGATGTTCCGATTCCCCGCGTCGCAGCTGGCGGACCAGTGCGGAAACGGCGGCTGCGTGGTGAGTGCGTACCGGGATTACGGCGGCAGGGATTACGCCTGTGGCGGCGTGCGCTACAGCGGCCACATGGGCACCGACTACGCCCTGGTCGGCGGGTTCAGCAAGATGGACTACGGCGTCTGGGCGATGAACGCCGCCCGGGGCTACATCGAGTCCACGGTGGACGGGTACTACGACAGGTGCAACTACTGGGACCAGGGCAACCCGTACGCCGCCTGCGGTCTCTACACGGCCAACTACATCATCATGCGGCACCCAGATAACACCCAGACCTGGTACTGGCACCTGAAGGCCTGGACACAGCAGTACGCCCGGGGCACCACGCTCACCTGCGGCAACTGGATTGCGCGCGTGGGCTCGTCCGGGGCCTCCACGGGGCCGCACCTGCACTTCGAGTACTGGGTCCCCGGCTACGGCTCGGATGACCCGTACTCGGGGGCCTGCGGGACACCGTACACGCGGTGGACGGCGCAGGGCGCGTACCGGGGCCTGCCCGGCATCACCTGCCAGTAG
- a CDS encoding HEAT repeat domain-containing protein, translated as MTHFTSFRLSVPGLLALTLCPLLTAPAFAQAASLGPAPVHQGETCSVQGLMDQIRRGLGSKSEAYKRYLRTLLCESAVTLPDSELRAAFEREADPAMAEHLAAALVARTERGVDPSAMQAVAKRALEDRDPQVRAATVRAMRRTSATESTGDMYERLVRDASPEVRMEAAANLIEDNQFVYSGHHGPAADMAVAAAAASTDPKVTAKILGSLSTEAISDGSTSRLKSLLQSDDADVRAAAVTALGGVPSARMASTRESLISMYRGEQDSSVRKALLQSIAQLGFTGAVPELQRLRGVDPSLVAEIDAWTQALGMGLQEWSLILREKQRLQQAR; from the coding sequence ATGACGCACTTCACCTCCTTCCGCTTGAGCGTGCCCGGCCTGCTGGCCCTCACGCTTTGCCCGCTGCTGACCGCGCCGGCCTTCGCGCAGGCGGCCTCCTTGGGCCCGGCCCCCGTACACCAGGGGGAGACGTGCTCGGTTCAGGGCTTGATGGACCAGATCCGGCGAGGACTCGGCTCGAAGTCGGAGGCGTACAAGCGCTACCTGCGCACGCTCCTGTGCGAGTCCGCCGTCACCTTGCCCGACAGCGAGCTGCGGGCGGCATTCGAGCGGGAGGCGGATCCCGCCATGGCCGAGCACCTGGCGGCGGCCCTTGTCGCGCGGACCGAGCGCGGTGTGGACCCCAGTGCCATGCAGGCCGTGGCGAAGCGGGCCCTGGAGGATCGCGACCCACAGGTTCGCGCCGCCACGGTCCGCGCCATGCGGCGGACCAGCGCCACGGAGAGCACGGGCGACATGTATGAGCGTCTGGTGAGGGACGCCTCGCCCGAGGTGCGCATGGAGGCCGCAGCCAACCTCATCGAGGACAACCAGTTCGTCTACTCAGGCCACCATGGCCCGGCCGCGGACATGGCGGTGGCGGCGGCGGCCGCCTCCACGGATCCGAAGGTGACCGCGAAGATCCTCGGCAGCCTCTCGACCGAGGCGATCAGCGACGGCTCGACAAGCCGACTCAAGTCACTGCTGCAAAGCGACGACGCGGACGTCCGCGCCGCGGCGGTCACCGCGCTGGGCGGAGTGCCCTCGGCGCGGATGGCCAGCACCCGGGAGTCGCTCATCTCCATGTATCGCGGCGAGCAGGACTCCTCGGTGCGCAAAGCGCTGCTGCAAAGCATCGCCCAGCTGGGTTTCACGGGCGCGGTGCCCGAACTCCAGCGGCTGCGCGGCGTCGATCCCAGCCTGGTGGCGGAGATCGACGCGTGGACGCAAGCACTCGGCATGGGCCTTCAGGAGTGGAGCCTGATTCTGAGGGAAAAACAGCGGTTACAGCAGGCTCGATGA